From Geotalea uraniireducens Rf4:
AATAGTGTATTCGATGCCTTCGGGGAGGGTCTTCTTCAGGTCCGCCATGACCTTCCGGACCCCCTTCGACACTTCGAGGCCGTTGGCGCCGGCCTGCTGGTAGACGATAATGGGCGTCGCCGGAAACCCATTGAGCCGGTTGTCGTCGATATATGACCGGCGGCCGGTTTCGGCGCGAGCCACGTCTCTGACGCGGACGATGGCGCTGCTGTCCTGGCTGGCGCGGAGGATGATGTTCTCGTACTCCGAGGGCTTGATGAACGGGGCCTGGGTCACGACCGGAAAGGTCATCTGCACCTTACCGTCATTCGGTTGGGAACCCACCTGGCCGGCCCCGAACAGGGCGTTCTGATTCGCTACCGCAGTCTGGATGTCGCTCGTCGTGATGCCGAGGGAGGCCATCCGGTCCGGGTTCATCCAGATCCGCATCGCCTGGTCCGGCACGCCGAAGATCTGCGCCTGGCCGGCCCCGTTAACCCGCTTGATGGCGTCGAGTACGTACACGTTGGTATAGTTGGTCACGTATTCAGGCTTATAGCGGCCATCCTTGTTGAACAACGTGATGATCATCAGGGGGCTGGACGATTTTTTCTGCACCGAGACGCCGTACTGCTTCACCGCGTCGGGAAGCTGCGGCATGGCCAGGTTCACCCGGTTCTGCACATCCACCTGGGCGATGTCGGGGTTGGTATTGAGAGAAAAGAAGACCGTTATGGTCATCTGTCCGGTATTGGAACTCGTCGACGTCATGTAGAGCAGGTTGTCAGCGCCGTTTATCTGCGCCTCGATGGGTGCCGCGACCGAGTCGCCGACCGTTTTCGAGTCGGCGCCGGGATAGGTGGTCGTTACCTGGATCTGCACCGGCGTAATCGTCGGGTACTGGGCGACCGGAAGGGCCTTCATCGCCACGAGACCGGCAATCACGATGATGAGCGAGATGACGGTGGCAAAGATCGGCCGTTCGATGAAGAATTTTGAAAACATGGCGCCCCTCCTCTGTCAGTCGGCCTTCTTCGCCGGGATGGGTTTCGGCTCCGTGGCCTTGCGCGGCCCGGCTTCGGGCGGAGCTTCAGGGGACTTCACCGTCACGACCACGTCGGGCCGCAGGGCAAGGCCGCCGTCGACAACCACCCTGTCGCCGGGCCGCAGCCCCTCGGTGATGAACCAGTCGTCCCCCATCAGGTCGCCGACCACTACCGGTCGGGATTCCGCCTTGCGCTCCTTGTTCACGACCCAGACAAAGTGCCCCTTGGCACCCTGCTGCACCGCCCGCTGAGGAATGGTGATCGCCTTCGGCCTGATGGCCCCCTTCATGCGGGCACGCACATACTGGTTCGGGCGGAGTATCCCCTTGGGGTTGGCGACGCTGGCGCGGATGAGGAACGTTCCGGTCTTCGCATCGAACGACGGCGCCGCAAAGGTAATCCGGCCGGTATGCGGAAAGATGGACCCGTCAACCAGGACAACCTCGATATCGTAGTTGTCGTACCTGGGGGAGCGGATCTCACCCTTGGCGACCTGATCGCGGTATCTCTTCAACTCGTTCTCGGAAATGCTGAAATTTACCCAGATGGGAGAGAGTACCGCCACGGTGGTGAGCTGGCTGTTCATTGCATTGATGTAGGCGCCGTCCTGCTGTATGGCGGCACCGGTGATGCCGGTCGTGGGGGAGGCGATGGTGCAGTAGGAGAGATTGAGCTGCTGGGTCTGCAAATCGGCCTTGGCCTGCTCCACGGCTGCCGCTGCCGACTCGAACGCACCGGTAGCATCGTCCAGGTCCTTCTGGGACAGCGCATTTTGGGCGGTGAGCGGCTTGGTGCGCTCCAGGTTCAGGCGGGCCGTTTCCATAGCCGCTTTCTGCCGGGCCAGCGCCGCTGCCGCGCCATCCAGCTGCGCCT
This genomic window contains:
- a CDS encoding efflux RND transporter periplasmic adaptor subunit, with the translated sequence MKRVRNFRVTLWSVKAGVRVFTVAALCLAALLAGGCHKKEQAAAPPPPTVTVTEVVAKDTPITFEYVAQTQSSRQVNIQARVSGFLDKRVYTEGAIVKAGDILFLMDKKPFQAQLDGAAAALARQKAAMETARLNLERTKPLTAQNALSQKDLDDATGAFESAAAAVEQAKADLQTQQLNLSYCTIASPTTGITGAAIQQDGAYINAMNSQLTTVAVLSPIWVNFSISENELKRYRDQVAKGEIRSPRYDNYDIEVVLVDGSIFPHTGRITFAAPSFDAKTGTFLIRASVANPKGILRPNQYVRARMKGAIRPKAITIPQRAVQQGAKGHFVWVVNKERKAESRPVVVGDLMGDDWFITEGLRPGDRVVVDGGLALRPDVVVTVKSPEAPPEAGPRKATEPKPIPAKKAD